A window of the Gossypium arboreum isolate Shixiya-1 chromosome 2, ASM2569848v2, whole genome shotgun sequence genome harbors these coding sequences:
- the LOC108463001 gene encoding ycf20-like protein isoform X1 — translation MIVYMACQVGRINLQAGLSISENDVFASSCLTLATCAIQRWSNEYSLSGQSSKIGLKSLTFPRKSSTKRHGWKIALALDTGGVPGNGEDSLNSDSSNLGGTRLGRIVSAGGRQLLEKLNSARKNFPMKIFLLLLGFYTANALATILGQTGDWDVLVAGVVVAAIEGIGMLMYRKSPSLKTGRLQSIVVMVNYWKAGVCLGLFVDAFKLGS, via the exons ATGATTGTG TATATGGCCTGTCAAGTGGGAAGAATCAATTTGCAAGCAGGTTTATCAATATCGGAGAATGATGTCTTTGCAAGTTCATGTCTGACGCTTGCAACTTGTGCAATCCAGAGGTGGAGCAATGAGTATAGTTTAAGTGGACAATCCTCGAAGATTGGTTTAAAGTCTTTAACGTTCCCCAGAAAGAG TTCAACAAAAAGACATGGTTGGAAAATAGCATTGGCCTTAGACACTGGTGGGGTGCCTGGAAATGGTGAAGATAGTCTCAACAGTGACAGCTCTAATCTTGGTGGTACTCGACTGGGCAGGATAGTAAGTGCAGGTGGGAGGCAGCTATTAGAGAAGTTGAACTCGGCAAGAAAGAACTTCCCCATGAAGATATTTCTCCTCCTTTTGGGCTTCTATACTGCAAATGCTTTGGCAACTATTCTTGGACAAACAGGTGATTGGGATGTATTAGTTGCTGGGGTTGTTGTTGCTGCAATCGAGGGGATCGGTATGCTTATGTACAGAAAGTCCCCTTCTTTAAAAACTGGAAGATTGCAGTCGATTGTGGTAATGGTTAACTATTGGAAAGCCGGAGTGTGCTTAGGTCTTTTTGTTGATGCTTTTAAATTAGGTAGTTAA
- the LOC108463001 gene encoding ycf20-like protein isoform X2, translating to MACQVGRINLQAGLSISENDVFASSCLTLATCAIQRWSNEYSLSGQSSKIGLKSLTFPRKSSTKRHGWKIALALDTGGVPGNGEDSLNSDSSNLGGTRLGRIVSAGGRQLLEKLNSARKNFPMKIFLLLLGFYTANALATILGQTGDWDVLVAGVVVAAIEGIGMLMYRKSPSLKTGRLQSIVVMVNYWKAGVCLGLFVDAFKLGS from the exons ATGGCCTGTCAAGTGGGAAGAATCAATTTGCAAGCAGGTTTATCAATATCGGAGAATGATGTCTTTGCAAGTTCATGTCTGACGCTTGCAACTTGTGCAATCCAGAGGTGGAGCAATGAGTATAGTTTAAGTGGACAATCCTCGAAGATTGGTTTAAAGTCTTTAACGTTCCCCAGAAAGAG TTCAACAAAAAGACATGGTTGGAAAATAGCATTGGCCTTAGACACTGGTGGGGTGCCTGGAAATGGTGAAGATAGTCTCAACAGTGACAGCTCTAATCTTGGTGGTACTCGACTGGGCAGGATAGTAAGTGCAGGTGGGAGGCAGCTATTAGAGAAGTTGAACTCGGCAAGAAAGAACTTCCCCATGAAGATATTTCTCCTCCTTTTGGGCTTCTATACTGCAAATGCTTTGGCAACTATTCTTGGACAAACAGGTGATTGGGATGTATTAGTTGCTGGGGTTGTTGTTGCTGCAATCGAGGGGATCGGTATGCTTATGTACAGAAAGTCCCCTTCTTTAAAAACTGGAAGATTGCAGTCGATTGTGGTAATGGTTAACTATTGGAAAGCCGGAGTGTGCTTAGGTCTTTTTGTTGATGCTTTTAAATTAGGTAGTTAA